The nucleotide sequence CATGAGCAACACATCGGCTGCGTTGATGATCATGCCTCTGGCGCTCATGCTGGTGCCCGATGCGCCGGTGCGCGCGGCGTTATCTGTGGCATGGGGCGCTTCGTTGGCGATGAGTTTGCCGATTAGCACGCCGCCGAACGCAATCGCTTATGGCACCGGACTTTTTTCGACGAGGGAGATGATCATTGCGGGGAGTTCCTGCACGATACTTGGATTGCTTATTTTGCTGCTTTTATATTTGTTTGCTGGGGCGATGATCGAAGGGACTTTTGTGAATTAAAATTATGAATGATCATCTGCGTGTAAGGCTGGATGCCTATAGCCAAC is from Candidatus Methylacidiphilales bacterium and encodes:
- a CDS encoding anion permease, which produces MSNTSAALMIMPLALMLVPDAPVRAALSVAWGASLAMSLPISTPPNAIAYGTGLFSTREMIIAGSSCTILGLLILLLLYLFAGAMIEGTFVN